In the genome of Gloeomargarita sp. SRBZ-1_bins_9, one region contains:
- a CDS encoding (2Fe-2S) ferredoxin domain-containing protein, translating into MRILSGVFTGFWPSAKGKLKYIRIHDGAQEYPVKLPKYLRAGLLRELQPGMAVKVAVRWHAGGWQATDILIFAPAEPLTVTVPPCRVQVCQKGRCRQQGSGPLLQELGEKVRQRGWDEWVFVEASGCQKACKYGPNVCIDGQMVHRAQVADVLAYLAQRVSQPVV; encoded by the coding sequence ATGCGGATCCTCAGCGGCGTCTTTACCGGGTTTTGGCCGTCCGCCAAGGGCAAGTTGAAATATATCCGCATTCATGACGGGGCGCAGGAGTACCCGGTGAAGCTGCCGAAATACCTGCGAGCGGGGTTGCTGCGAGAACTCCAGCCGGGAATGGCGGTGAAGGTGGCCGTGCGCTGGCATGCGGGGGGATGGCAGGCCACCGATATTTTGATTTTTGCCCCTGCGGAACCCCTAACCGTTACCGTACCCCCCTGTCGCGTGCAAGTCTGTCAAAAGGGCCGTTGTCGCCAGCAGGGCAGTGGGCCGTTGTTGCAAGAGTTAGGCGAGAAGGTGCGGCAGCGGGGCTGGGACGAGTGGGTGTTCGTCGAGGCCAGTGGTTGTCAAAAAGCTTGCAAGTACGGTCCCAACGTCTGTATTGACGGTCAAATGGTGCACCGGGCGCAGGTGGCCGATGTGTTGGCCTACTTAGCGCAACGGGTGTCCCAGCCGGTGGTTTGA
- the lipB gene encoding lipoyl(octanoyl) transferase LipB, protein MTQVYYAWWGPGIPYTQAWTWQREQVRQRLVDPQLPDVVALLEHQPVYTLGRGASLQFLRLPLAELGVPVYRTERGGEVTYHGPGQVVGYPILRLSRYGLDVHQYLRALEEVIIQTLRSYAIAAGRKTGYTGVWVGDTKVAAIGIALRRGVTMHGFAVNVCTDLAAFSRIVPCGIAAYPVGNLVQFCPGLTVMHVQQALVQQMERVFGMTMEQAPPISIRC, encoded by the coding sequence ATGACCCAAGTGTATTACGCGTGGTGGGGGCCGGGGATCCCCTATACCCAAGCCTGGACCTGGCAACGGGAGCAGGTGCGACAGCGCTTGGTCGACCCCCAGTTGCCGGATGTGGTGGCCCTGCTGGAGCATCAACCGGTTTATACCCTGGGGCGGGGGGCGTCCCTCCAGTTTTTACGCCTGCCCTTGGCGGAGTTGGGGGTTCCCGTCTATCGCACCGAGCGGGGAGGTGAGGTCACCTATCACGGGCCGGGGCAGGTGGTGGGCTACCCCATCTTGCGCCTGTCCCGCTACGGGCTGGATGTCCACCAGTACCTGCGCGCCCTGGAGGAAGTGATTATCCAGACGCTCAGGAGCTACGCTATTGCGGCGGGACGGAAAACCGGTTATACGGGGGTGTGGGTCGGGGATACCAAGGTGGCGGCCATTGGGATTGCCCTGCGTCGGGGCGTGACCATGCATGGGTTTGCCGTCAATGTCTGTACGGATTTGGCCGCCTTTAGCCGGATTGTTCCCTGCGGGATCGCCGCCTATCCGGTGGGCAACCTGGTGCAGTTCTGTCCGGGGTTAACGGTGATGCATGTGCAACAGGCCCTGGTGCAGCAGATGGAGCGGGTTTTCGGGATGACCATGGAGCAAGCGCCCCCAATTTCGATAAGATGCTAA
- the acpP gene encoding acyl carrier protein, which translates to MDKEQIFAKVQEIVADTLDVPAEKVTPEAHFANDLGADSLATVDLVMKLEEAFDIEIPDSAAEQITTVQQAVDYIAQQKVAA; encoded by the coding sequence ATGGACAAGGAGCAAATTTTTGCCAAGGTGCAAGAAATCGTGGCCGATACGTTGGACGTGCCGGCGGAAAAGGTGACCCCCGAGGCCCATTTCGCCAATGACCTGGGGGCGGATTCCCTGGCGACGGTGGACCTGGTGATGAAACTGGAAGAGGCCTTTGACATTGAAATTCCCGACAGCGCCGCCGAACAGATCACCACAGTGCAGCAGGCGGTGGATTATATTGCTCAACAAAAGGTAGCGGCGTAG
- the fabF gene encoding beta-ketoacyl-ACP synthase II, whose protein sequence is MAGRERVVVTGLGAITPLGNTVADYWAGLLAGRSGIGPITLFDTSGHACRIAGEVKDFDPCGYLERRDAKRMDRFAQFAVCASLQAVQDAGLTITPENAAQVGVVIGTGVGGLRIMEEQHQVLQQKGPDRLSPFTVPMMICNMAAGLTAIHLGAKGPNSCPVTACAAGANAIGDAFRLIQQGYAQVMVCGGTEGAVTPLSMAAFAACRAMSLRNEDPQRASRPFDRDRDGFVMGEGAGVLVLEALSHAQARGARIYAELVGYGCTCDAYHITAPVPDGEGATRAMELALKDGNLRPDQVSYINAHGTSTPANDITETKAIKRALGDHAYQVAVSSTKSMTGHLLGGSGGIEAVATVLAVYHDRVPPTINLDHPDPECDLDYVPHQARAMLVEVALSNSFGFGGHNVTLAFRKFRP, encoded by the coding sequence ATGGCAGGTCGCGAGCGGGTGGTGGTCACAGGTCTGGGGGCCATTACGCCCCTGGGCAATACGGTGGCGGATTATTGGGCAGGACTGCTGGCGGGGCGCAGTGGCATCGGGCCGATTACCTTGTTTGACACCTCGGGCCACGCCTGCCGCATTGCCGGGGAAGTCAAGGATTTTGACCCCTGTGGGTACCTGGAGCGGCGGGACGCCAAACGCATGGACCGCTTCGCTCAGTTCGCCGTGTGCGCCAGTTTGCAGGCGGTTCAGGACGCGGGGTTGACCATCACCCCGGAAAACGCTGCCCAGGTGGGGGTGGTGATCGGCACAGGGGTCGGTGGCCTGCGGATTATGGAGGAACAGCACCAGGTGTTGCAGCAAAAAGGTCCCGACCGCTTGAGTCCCTTTACTGTGCCCATGATGATCTGCAATATGGCGGCGGGTTTGACGGCCATTCACTTGGGGGCCAAGGGACCCAATTCCTGTCCGGTGACGGCCTGTGCGGCGGGGGCCAACGCCATCGGGGATGCCTTTCGGCTCATCCAGCAGGGGTACGCCCAGGTGATGGTCTGCGGCGGTACGGAAGGGGCAGTTACCCCCTTGAGTATGGCGGCCTTTGCGGCCTGTCGCGCCATGTCCCTGCGTAATGAGGACCCCCAGCGGGCTTCCCGTCCCTTTGACCGAGACCGGGATGGTTTTGTCATGGGAGAGGGGGCGGGCGTCTTGGTGCTGGAGGCCCTCAGCCATGCCCAGGCCCGGGGGGCGCGTATCTATGCCGAATTGGTGGGCTATGGGTGCACCTGCGATGCCTATCACATCACCGCGCCGGTGCCGGATGGGGAGGGGGCGACGCGGGCAATGGAATTGGCTTTAAAGGATGGCAATTTGCGCCCTGATCAGGTGAGTTACATTAACGCCCACGGCACTAGTACCCCGGCGAATGACATTACGGAAACCAAGGCCATTAAGCGGGCACTGGGGGACCATGCCTACCAGGTGGCGGTGAGTTCCACCAAGTCCATGACGGGGCATTTGTTGGGGGGGTCAGGCGGCATTGAGGCGGTGGCAACGGTGCTGGCGGTTTACCACGACCGGGTGCCCCCCACCATCAACCTGGACCATCCGGACCCAGAGTGCGATTTGGATTACGTACCTCACCAGGCGCGGGCGATGTTGGTGGAGGTGGCCTTGTCCAATTCGTTCGGCTTTGGCGGGCACAATGTCACCCTGGCGTTTCGCAAGTTCCGCCCATGA
- a CDS encoding NUDIX hydrolase: MSQIRVLALGLIQEGDRVFVSQGYDPARQLTFYRALGGGVEFGEPSLKALQREFWEELQASLTDITYLGCLENIFVYNGQPGHEIIQLYRCRFADPKFYALDSIPFQEGERRKLALWVPVERFLKGELLLYPEACLRYLSP; this comes from the coding sequence ATGAGTCAGATTCGGGTGCTGGCCCTGGGGTTGATCCAGGAAGGGGACCGAGTCTTTGTTTCCCAGGGCTATGACCCGGCGCGGCAGTTGACGTTTTACCGGGCGCTGGGTGGGGGGGTGGAGTTCGGCGAACCCAGCCTCAAGGCCCTGCAGCGGGAATTTTGGGAAGAGTTGCAAGCCTCCCTGACGGACATCACGTACCTGGGCTGTCTGGAAAACATCTTTGTGTACAACGGCCAACCGGGCCACGAGATCATCCAGCTTTATCGCTGTCGCTTTGCCGACCCCAAATTTTACGCCCTGGACTCCATCCCTTTTCAGGAGGGGGAGCGCCGGAAATTGGCCCTGTGGGTGCCGGTGGAGCGATTTCTTAAGGGGGAACTCCTTCTCTACCCCGAAGCCTGCCTGCGCTATCTATCCCCCTGA
- a CDS encoding DUF3007 family protein translates to MRRLDVLLIGLGVLGAGGVIYALLRLLGLEGLTAGVWTQGILMGGLILWISTYAVRVVRKDMTYHRQREQYERAWLEHQIAQLSPEELARLQEDIEGQG, encoded by the coding sequence ATGCGGCGCCTTGATGTCTTGCTCATTGGCCTGGGGGTATTGGGAGCGGGGGGGGTCATCTATGCCCTGTTGCGGCTGTTGGGGCTAGAGGGGCTGACGGCAGGGGTGTGGACCCAGGGGATTTTGATGGGCGGTCTCATCCTCTGGATCAGTACCTATGCAGTACGGGTAGTGCGTAAGGATATGACCTACCACCGCCAGCGGGAACAGTATGAGCGAGCTTGGCTGGAGCATCAGATAGCACAACTCTCCCCGGAGGAGTTAGCGCGTCTCCAGGAGGACATCGAAGGCCAAGGTTAA
- a CDS encoding SpoIIE family protein phosphatase has protein sequence MPDHPRTATMQGVLTLKELVARSQREHRKVQELLSYLGSALRNLHNLNQFLQLIPVIATRVCDGEGAALLLWNEPEQRLVLHQFHSHRPEGWATLRAQLADYVQGLPATTPPQALGERLERELPVVLGVEVASTPVIVGGQVQGWLVVMSEQPGVVTTDARRQLLNLVADQTAVAIEQEHLRLALRERERLDRELELGSEIQKHLLPECCPEIPGLALASRYAMAQRVGGDYYDFIPVAGGQRWAIVIGDVMGKGVPAGLIMTMTRGMLRSEVLRGHSPADILSHLNQVMYEDLTNSHRFVTLFYSEYDPQTRRLTFCNAAHNPPLLWRSCPPAIQTLDTAGMIIGLEPNSCYENGTVYLQAGDVLVYYTDGLTDAMNAYGQRFEIAGLTQAVQEACSLHTQPQDILEYLFMRVKAFVGPQGRSEDDMTLVVARVID, from the coding sequence ATGCCGGACCATCCCCGAACCGCCACAATGCAGGGGGTTTTAACCCTAAAGGAATTGGTGGCCCGTTCCCAGCGGGAGCATCGCAAGGTGCAGGAACTATTAAGCTACCTGGGGTCGGCGCTGCGGAATTTGCATAACTTGAATCAATTTTTGCAATTAATTCCGGTGATTGCTACGCGGGTTTGTGATGGGGAGGGAGCGGCCCTACTGCTGTGGAATGAACCGGAACAACGGCTGGTGCTGCACCAATTTCACAGTCACCGGCCGGAGGGATGGGCCACCCTGCGGGCGCAACTGGCGGATTATGTCCAGGGTTTACCGGCAACAACCCCGCCACAGGCCTTGGGTGAGCGTTTGGAACGGGAATTGCCGGTGGTCCTGGGGGTGGAGGTCGCCAGTACACCGGTGATCGTGGGGGGTCAGGTGCAGGGGTGGCTGGTGGTTATGAGCGAGCAACCGGGGGTGGTGACTACGGACGCCCGTCGGCAACTCCTCAACCTGGTGGCGGACCAGACGGCCGTAGCGATTGAGCAGGAACATTTGCGCTTGGCCCTGCGGGAACGGGAGCGGCTGGACCGGGAGTTGGAACTGGGGTCGGAGATCCAAAAACACCTCCTGCCGGAGTGTTGCCCGGAGATTCCCGGTTTGGCGCTGGCGTCTCGGTATGCCATGGCCCAGCGGGTGGGGGGGGATTACTACGACTTCATTCCGGTGGCGGGCGGGCAGCGTTGGGCCATTGTCATCGGCGATGTCATGGGCAAGGGGGTGCCGGCGGGGTTGATCATGACCATGACGCGGGGAATGTTGCGGTCGGAGGTGTTGCGGGGGCATTCGCCGGCGGACATCCTTAGCCACCTCAACCAGGTCATGTACGAGGATTTGACCAATTCCCACCGGTTTGTCACGTTGTTTTATTCGGAGTACGACCCCCAGACCCGCCGGTTGACCTTTTGCAATGCGGCCCACAATCCCCCGTTGCTCTGGCGTAGCTGTCCCCCTGCTATTCAAACCCTGGATACGGCGGGGATGATCATCGGCCTAGAACCCAACAGTTGCTATGAAAACGGCACGGTTTATCTCCAAGCGGGGGATGTGTTGGTGTATTACACGGATGGCCTGACGGATGCCATGAATGCCTATGGTCAGCGGTTTGAAATTGCCGGTTTGACCCAGGCGGTACAGGAGGCCTGCAGCCTACATACCCAACCCCAGGACATCCTGGAGTATCTGTTTATGCGGGTGAAGGCCTTTGTGGGACCGCAGGGGCGGTCGGAGGACGATATGACCCTGGTGGTCGCGCGGGTGATTGATTAA
- the fumC gene encoding class II fumarate hydratase, whose protein sequence is MNDMRIETDSLGTVSVPAQAYWGSQTARALQYFAIGQELMPRAVIHALGLIKKAAAAVNQELGCLAPELAGPIQQAAQEVAEGRWDDQFPLRVWQTGSGTQTHMNVNEVIANRANQLLGQPLGRKAPVHPNDHVNLGQSSNDVFPTAMHLAAVLTYRTHLQPALAQLQQAIQEKVQAWWNIVKIGRTHLMDAVPLTLGQEFSGYAAHLAHHQAHLESCLPQLYELAIGGTAVGTGLNTHPEFGQRVAARLAQWTGIPWVRATNPFAALAGHEALVHFSGALAALAGSLLKIANDIRWLGSGPRCGLGELHLPANEPGSSIMPGKVNPTQAEALIMVALQVMACHSAVNFAHSQGNLELNVCKPLIIYNVLQALHLLGDACRSFSQHCVQGLTPNLTQIQGHLQASLMLVTALNPHIGYDRAARVAQKAYREQKSLCQAGVELGYFTPEEFAAWVQPEQMTRPTLSGDNEISNSSLSP, encoded by the coding sequence ATGAACGACATGCGCATCGAAACCGACAGCCTAGGAACCGTCAGCGTTCCTGCCCAGGCCTACTGGGGGAGTCAGACCGCCCGCGCTCTCCAGTATTTTGCCATTGGCCAAGAATTGATGCCCCGGGCGGTGATCCATGCCTTGGGGTTGATCAAAAAAGCGGCGGCGGCGGTGAATCAAGAACTGGGTTGTTTGGCACCCGAATTGGCCGGCCCCATTCAACAAGCGGCTCAGGAGGTAGCCGAAGGGCGCTGGGACGACCAATTTCCCCTGCGGGTCTGGCAAACTGGGTCCGGCACCCAAACCCACATGAACGTCAACGAAGTCATTGCCAACCGGGCCAACCAGCTCCTGGGCCAGCCCCTGGGCCGCAAAGCTCCCGTCCATCCCAACGACCATGTGAACCTGGGCCAGTCCTCCAACGATGTCTTTCCCACCGCCATGCACCTGGCCGCCGTGTTGACCTACCGCACCCACCTGCAACCGGCCCTGGCCCAACTCCAGCAGGCGATTCAGGAGAAAGTCCAGGCCTGGTGGAACATTGTGAAAATCGGCCGCACCCATTTGATGGACGCCGTGCCCTTAACCCTGGGGCAAGAATTTTCCGGTTACGCCGCCCACCTGGCCCACCACCAGGCCCACCTGGAAAGTTGCCTCCCCCAACTCTACGAACTGGCCATTGGCGGTACTGCCGTCGGCACCGGCCTCAACACCCATCCCGAATTTGGGCAACGGGTGGCAGCGCGGTTAGCCCAATGGACAGGTATCCCCTGGGTTAGAGCCACCAATCCCTTTGCCGCCTTAGCCGGCCACGAAGCCCTAGTGCATTTCAGCGGTGCCCTGGCGGCCCTGGCCGGTTCCCTCCTCAAAATTGCCAACGACATCCGCTGGTTGGGTTCGGGTCCCCGCTGTGGTTTGGGGGAACTACACCTGCCCGCCAATGAACCCGGGAGTTCCATCATGCCCGGCAAAGTCAACCCCACCCAAGCCGAGGCCCTGATCATGGTCGCCCTCCAGGTCATGGCCTGCCACAGCGCCGTCAATTTCGCCCACAGTCAGGGCAATTTGGAACTCAACGTCTGCAAACCCCTCATTATCTATAACGTACTCCAAGCATTGCACCTGCTGGGGGACGCCTGCCGTAGTTTTAGCCAGCATTGTGTGCAGGGGTTGACCCCTAACCTGACCCAAATCCAAGGTCATCTTCAGGCATCGTTGATGCTGGTGACCGCCCTCAATCCCCACATCGGTTATGACCGGGCCGCCCGGGTTGCCCAAAAAGCCTACCGGGAGCAAAAAAGCCTCTGCCAAGCCGGTGTAGAATTGGGCTATTTTACCCCCGAGGAATTTGCCGCCTGGGTGCAACCGGAACAGATGACCCGCCCTACCCTTTCCGGGGATAATGAAATCAGCAATTCGTCCCTGTCGCCATGA
- the ilvN gene encoding acetolactate synthase small subunit, giving the protein MKHTLSVLVEDEAGVLTRIAGLFARRGFNIESLAVGPAEQPGISRITMVVPGDDRAIEQLTKQLYKLINVLKVQDITNIPCVERELMLLKVNATPVSRREILEIAQVFRARVVDLAEDSLTLEVTGDPGKMAAIIQMLQKFGIREMARTGKIALVRESGVNTEYLKTLAGRTP; this is encoded by the coding sequence ATGAAACATACCCTTTCGGTTCTGGTGGAAGATGAAGCCGGTGTCCTGACCCGAATTGCTGGGTTGTTTGCCCGGCGGGGGTTTAATATCGAAAGCCTTGCTGTGGGGCCAGCGGAGCAGCCAGGTATCTCCCGGATCACGATGGTGGTCCCGGGGGATGACCGGGCCATTGAACAGCTCACCAAACAGCTCTACAAACTGATCAACGTCCTCAAGGTTCAAGACATCACCAACATCCCCTGTGTCGAGCGGGAACTGATGCTCCTCAAGGTGAACGCCACACCGGTCAGTCGGCGAGAAATCCTGGAAATTGCCCAGGTGTTTCGCGCCCGGGTGGTGGACCTGGCCGAGGATTCCCTCACCCTGGAGGTGACCGGCGACCCAGGTAAAATGGCGGCAATCATACAGATGTTGCAGAAGTTTGGCATCCGGGAGATGGCCCGCACGGGTAAAATTGCCCTGGTGCGCGAGTCGGGGGTCAACACCGAATATCTCAAAACCCTGGCCGGTCGTACACCCTGA